From the genome of Spirosomataceae bacterium TFI 002, one region includes:
- a CDS encoding Signal transduction histidine kinase — protein MTQQGIINELQNELDLLKKALAMEKSVEKIRSKTLSINHSWQFEQIPLAIFKEFRALDLSIPVIHFYKKVDFTSKDLSFWEVKQNGSSPSIQEIHLPFQDDIWFNTIHDHHVHNKSTSFGLNNEETQFLENLKREIPEAATCKNLRVYLSFASKTGLMVIGNSAESINSEFTQRFVQLFEEAYFRYLELLNSELLIKKAEIEASLENVRVKGMAMKDTTELQDLVNEVSLHLKKNQIDINGGVFICINREVDKDVPLWGSGGAATYVQKAVVPYIDNPIFLNLRNAIVKKTAFIDEVISKKDKIAFFQHLFKHHPWDKAPLEAQERMLALPGPYARVATISNNTSIFMLNNVGKPFSDFDKQVLIRSGEVFEQLYTRFLDLQKAEEQNIKLQELEATKTRFYTNITHEFRTPLTVISGMANQIADNPKKWLDQGMSMIIRNSESLLVLVNQMLDLSKLESGNMLFNTIQADIAPYLKYLTESVHSLAEMKNITLIFNSADEKKMLDFDKDKIQQIMLNLLTNAIKFTPDGGKVNVAIKLKAEQKPLLHISVEDSGIGISNKHIPHIFNRFYQVDDTSTRQIGGSGIGLALVNELVQLTGGSIRVESEINKGTKFSIELPVTNKAPLDDFKEIEPKPKLIKQGIWPKEMNLKTNKGLPQILLIEDSPDMVTYIVSCLEKDFEIRLAKNGQEGVNMAMEFIPDLIISDVMMPFKDGYEVCHNLKNEIKTSHIPIILLTAKADLESRLEGFEKGADAYLAKPFHSEELIMRISKLLESRKKLQAFYLSQIGNSAQLVNEQNPENEFILKIQGIIEDNLLHQEFNVESLCVIIGISHSQLHRKLMALVGISPNKLINQIKLQNAKKLLENSTLNISQIATNSGFNDPGYFSRIFKKEFGKTPQSWRS, from the coding sequence ATGACACAACAAGGAATCATCAATGAATTACAAAATGAGCTAGACCTCCTCAAAAAGGCCTTAGCCATGGAGAAATCTGTTGAAAAGATTCGTTCTAAAACTTTGAGTATAAACCATAGTTGGCAATTTGAGCAAATACCGCTGGCCATTTTTAAGGAGTTTCGAGCTCTCGATTTAAGTATCCCTGTTATTCATTTTTACAAAAAAGTTGACTTTACATCCAAGGATTTAAGTTTTTGGGAAGTAAAACAAAATGGAAGTTCTCCATCGATTCAGGAAATTCATTTACCCTTTCAAGATGACATTTGGTTTAATACCATTCATGATCATCATGTACACAATAAGTCAACTTCTTTCGGTCTAAATAATGAAGAAACTCAGTTTTTAGAAAATTTAAAAAGAGAAATCCCAGAAGCAGCAACTTGCAAAAACTTAAGGGTCTACTTGAGTTTTGCAAGTAAAACGGGGCTAATGGTTATAGGAAATTCAGCAGAGTCAATAAACAGCGAATTTACGCAGCGTTTTGTACAACTTTTTGAAGAAGCGTACTTCCGCTACTTAGAGTTATTGAACTCCGAATTGCTGATCAAAAAAGCAGAGATAGAAGCTTCCTTAGAAAACGTACGGGTCAAAGGCATGGCCATGAAAGATACCACTGAGCTACAAGATTTAGTAAACGAGGTATCGCTTCATTTGAAAAAAAACCAAATAGACATCAACGGAGGCGTTTTTATTTGTATCAATCGTGAAGTTGATAAAGATGTTCCGCTGTGGGGTTCTGGTGGGGCAGCAACTTATGTTCAAAAAGCCGTGGTGCCTTATATAGACAATCCCATATTTTTAAACCTCCGCAATGCCATTGTTAAAAAAACGGCATTTATAGATGAAGTAATTTCAAAAAAAGACAAAATAGCATTCTTCCAGCACCTTTTTAAGCACCATCCTTGGGATAAAGCACCCCTAGAAGCTCAAGAGAGGATGCTTGCCTTGCCAGGACCTTACGCTAGGGTGGCAACTATTTCCAACAATACCAGCATTTTTATGCTTAACAATGTGGGAAAGCCCTTTTCCGATTTCGACAAACAGGTCTTAATTCGCTCTGGTGAGGTTTTTGAGCAATTATATACTCGTTTTTTGGACTTACAAAAAGCAGAAGAGCAAAACATTAAACTACAAGAGTTAGAAGCAACAAAAACCCGATTTTACACCAATATTACTCATGAGTTCCGTACACCATTGACGGTTATTTCGGGCATGGCAAATCAAATTGCCGACAACCCAAAAAAATGGCTAGATCAAGGAATGTCAATGATCATTCGCAATTCGGAAAGCTTATTGGTTTTAGTAAATCAAATGCTAGACCTAAGTAAACTTGAGAGTGGAAACATGCTGTTTAATACCATTCAAGCAGATATAGCCCCCTACCTCAAATACTTGACAGAAAGCGTTCATTCTCTTGCTGAAATGAAAAATATCACATTGATTTTCAATTCAGCTGACGAAAAGAAAATGTTGGATTTTGACAAAGATAAAATCCAACAGATTATGCTCAATTTACTCACCAATGCGATCAAATTCACACCTGATGGCGGTAAAGTTAATGTAGCTATCAAACTAAAGGCTGAGCAGAAACCCTTGCTTCATATCAGCGTTGAAGACTCCGGTATTGGTATATCAAACAAGCATATTCCACACATTTTTAATCGTTTTTATCAAGTAGACGACACCAGTACAAGGCAAATTGGAGGATCAGGTATTGGGCTTGCTTTGGTTAATGAACTTGTACAGCTCACTGGAGGAAGCATTCGAGTAGAAAGTGAGATCAATAAAGGAACCAAATTCAGCATTGAGCTTCCCGTCACAAATAAAGCTCCCTTAGACGACTTCAAAGAAATAGAACCTAAACCAAAACTGATAAAGCAAGGTATTTGGCCTAAGGAAATGAACTTGAAAACCAACAAAGGTTTGCCACAAATTCTTTTAATAGAAGACAGCCCCGATATGGTAACCTATATCGTTTCTTGCCTAGAAAAGGACTTCGAAATTAGATTAGCTAAAAATGGGCAAGAAGGGGTCAATATGGCTATGGAATTCATTCCTGATTTAATCATTTCGGATGTCATGATGCCTTTTAAAGATGGTTATGAAGTATGTCACAATTTAAAAAATGAAATAAAGACAAGCCACATTCCTATCATTTTACTCACCGCCAAAGCTGACTTAGAAAGCAGACTGGAAGGTTTTGAGAAGGGTGCCGATGCCTATTTGGCAAAACCTTTTCATAGTGAAGAGCTTATCATGCGAATAAGCAAATTGCTGGAATCAAGGAAAAAACTACAAGCTTTTTATCTTTCTCAAATCGGTAATAGTGCCCAGCTGGTTAATGAGCAAAACCCAGAGAACGAATTCATTCTGAAAATACAAGGAATTATAGAAGATAACCTGCTCCATCAAGAATTTAATGTGGAAAGTCTATGCGTTATTATAGGCATATCTCACTCCCAATTACACAGAAAACTAATGGCTTTAGTAGGTATTTCACCCAACAAGTTAATTAATCAAATTAAGCTGCAAAATGCCAAAAAGTTGCTCGAAAACTCTACCTTAAACATAAGTCAAATTGCTACGAATTCAGGATTTAACGACCCTGGATATTTCAGTAGAATCTTTAAAAAGGAATTTGGCAAAACTCCGCAAAGTTGGCGTTCCTAA
- a CDS encoding LytTr DNA-binding domain-containing protein → MKATLNSSKIHASVKIGSRMEVFPNQILMLKADQNYTYVFLKNGSKILSSTTLGTIEKRLVGNTFFRVNRSTVVNTQHIINTGRKNLEIQTTETSKPLVIKISRRRTKPFLAFTNLNNLKPLL, encoded by the coding sequence ATGAAAGCTACCCTTAATTCTTCTAAGATTCATGCTTCTGTAAAAATAGGAAGCCGAATGGAAGTGTTTCCAAACCAGATTTTAATGCTTAAAGCCGACCAAAACTATACCTATGTATTTTTAAAAAATGGCTCTAAAATACTTAGCTCCACCACTTTGGGCACTATTGAAAAAAGACTTGTAGGAAATACCTTTTTCAGGGTGAACCGGTCAACGGTGGTAAACACCCAGCACATTATAAATACTGGAAGAAAAAACTTAGAAATACAAACCACTGAAACAAGTAAACCTCTGGTCATAAAAATCTCACGACGCAGAACTAAGCCTTTTTTGGCCTTTACTAACCTGAATAATTTAAAACCCCTTTTATGA
- a CDS encoding Por secretion system C-terminal sorting domain-containing protein produces the protein MKRYILLSILLIVATLDSKATTFISNASQVSGTLNLQINWGETDVNISDPGTSLHKYKLIYKPSGGSATTIDNISSASRSYTINNLTPGTYEVELIEVIRIQVPPTPFSPPYVDNESSSGVQSASIMSLNAAPIANCSNRTLSVGDGTMVNLWGYQAGEGSTDPNGDPLTFSLYPEGPYGVGNHMIELTVSDPDGLNSKCYFTLTVIDNTPPVVLAKNAVIFIKANGYAELNIEDVDDRSYDNVSWVHKTISKRLFTCEDVGFNSVTLTVKDESGNTSSKNVTVQVVDNTEPYIIDKPLTLYADENGVAILSQSIIDTLVYDNCGLQKVVVSKDTFNIANPSDSLTIIATDKSGNVSAKKISVTVLESASKTETQNFIINIANKEAFKSPYSIQSFSLQSAQESSLVNENIESKISFGPNPSTGIVTFQIPNNFEKIHLYDTNGHKVPLNITNYNSSFQVNLQDLRDGLYILQLQNSKVNKIIKLMKN, from the coding sequence ATGAAAAGGTATATTTTACTCTCTATTTTATTAATCGTTGCAACTTTGGATTCCAAGGCAACCACATTCATAAGTAATGCAAGCCAAGTATCTGGCACCTTGAATTTACAGATCAATTGGGGTGAAACTGACGTTAACATTAGTGACCCAGGAACTAGCCTGCATAAGTACAAGCTTATCTATAAACCATCAGGAGGTTCTGCTACCACAATAGATAATATCTCAAGTGCCTCAAGGTCATATACCATCAATAATTTAACGCCTGGCACTTACGAAGTTGAACTCATTGAGGTCATTAGAATTCAAGTCCCTCCTACTCCATTTTCTCCTCCTTATGTGGACAATGAAAGTTCTTCTGGGGTACAGTCAGCTTCCATTATGTCATTGAATGCAGCTCCGATTGCTAACTGCTCCAATAGAACACTTTCTGTAGGTGATGGTACTATGGTAAACTTATGGGGCTATCAAGCAGGCGAAGGTTCTACTGACCCAAACGGCGATCCTTTAACTTTTAGCTTGTATCCAGAAGGTCCCTATGGAGTAGGAAACCATATGATAGAACTGACAGTAAGCGACCCTGATGGTTTAAATTCTAAATGCTATTTCACGCTTACTGTGATAGATAATACTCCACCAGTGGTTCTGGCAAAAAATGCAGTGATATTTATCAAAGCCAATGGATATGCTGAGCTAAACATAGAAGATGTTGATGACAGGTCCTACGACAACGTGAGCTGGGTTCACAAAACCATTAGCAAGAGGTTATTTACTTGTGAAGATGTAGGTTTCAATAGTGTAACCCTCACCGTTAAAGATGAAAGTGGAAATACAAGTTCTAAAAACGTGACTGTTCAGGTTGTAGATAATACCGAGCCTTATATTATTGATAAGCCATTAACTTTATATGCTGACGAAAATGGGGTAGCCATTCTTTCGCAATCAATTATTGATACCCTAGTTTACGACAATTGTGGACTTCAAAAGGTCGTAGTTTCTAAAGATACTTTTAACATCGCTAACCCATCGGACAGCCTTACAATCATTGCAACTGATAAAAGTGGGAATGTATCTGCAAAAAAAATCTCAGTTACGGTTCTAGAATCCGCCTCAAAAACCGAGACCCAAAACTTCATTATCAACATAGCAAATAAAGAAGCTTTTAAAAGTCCATATTCGATTCAAAGCTTTAGTTTACAGTCCGCTCAGGAAAGTAGTTTGGTAAACGAAAATATAGAAAGTAAAATTAGTTTTGGTCCTAACCCTAGTACAGGAATTGTAACCTTTCAAATCCCAAACAATTTTGAAAAAATTCATTTATATGATACCAACGGACACAAAGTCCCTCTGAACATCACAAACTACAACAGCTCTTTTCAGGTAAATTTACAAGATCTGCGAGACGGATTGTACATTCTCCAACTCCAAAATTCGAAGGTCAATAAAATTATAAAACTGATGAAAAATTGA
- a CDS encoding Por secretion system C-terminal sorting domain-containing protein, whose protein sequence is MKKTIFLSIVFVGLLLDSFATTLITSVAQVSNSTNLKVDWGETDVNISDPGTSLHKYKLIYKPSGGSATTIDNISSGSRSYTINNLTPGTYEVELIEVIRIQVPPTPFSPPYVDNESSSGVQSASIMSLNAAPVARCSNRTLSVGDGTTVNLWGYQAGEGSTDPNGDPLTFSLYPEGPYGVGNHMIELTVSDPDGLNSKCYFTLTVIDNTPPVVLAKNAVIFIKANGYTELNIEDVDDRSYDNVSWVHKTISKRLFTCEDVGFNSVTLTVTDENGNAASKQVTVQVVDNTEPYIIDKPLTLYADENGVAILSQSIIDTLVYDNCGLQKVVVSKDTFNLANPSDSLTIIATDKSGNVSAKKILVTVLESASKTETQNFIINIANKEAFKSPYSLQNFSLNSTQESDLVNENFGNKISFGPNPSSGIVNFQMPNNFEKIILYKADGQEVPVNIANQNSSFQLNLQDLQNGLYILKLQDSNSNEIIKLMKY, encoded by the coding sequence ATGAAAAAAACAATTTTCCTTTCCATAGTTTTTGTTGGTCTACTGCTTGATTCTTTTGCGACCACATTGATCACAAGTGTTGCTCAAGTAAGCAACTCCACCAACCTCAAAGTAGATTGGGGAGAAACAGACGTTAACATCAGTGACCCAGGAACTAGCCTGCATAAGTACAAGCTTATCTATAAACCATCAGGAGGTTCTGCAACCACAATAGATAATATCTCAAGCGGGTCAAGGTCATATACCATCAATAATTTAACGCCTGGCACCTACGAAGTTGAACTCATTGAGGTCATTAGAATTCAAGTCCCTCCTACCCCATTTTCTCCTCCTTATGTGGACAATGAAAGTTCTTCTGGGGTACAGTCAGCTTCCATTATGTCATTGAATGCAGCTCCCGTGGCTCGCTGCTCCAATAGAACGCTTTCTGTAGGTGATGGCACAACAGTTAATCTTTGGGGATATCAGGCCGGTGAAGGTTCTACTGACCCAAACGGCGATCCTTTAACTTTTAGCTTATATCCAGAAGGTCCCTATGGGGTAGGAAACCATATGATAGAACTGACAGTAAGCGACCCTGATGGTTTAAATTCTAAATGTTATTTTACACTTACTGTGATAGATAATACTCCTCCAGTGGTTCTGGCAAAAAATGCAGTGATATTTATCAAAGCCAATGGATATACTGAGCTAAACATAGAAGATGTTGATGACAGGTCCTACGACAACGTGAGCTGGGTTCACAAAACCATTAGCAAGAGGTTATTTACTTGTGAAGATGTAGGTTTCAATAGTGTTACACTTACTGTAACCGACGAAAATGGAAATGCTGCTTCTAAGCAAGTCACTGTTCAGGTTGTAGATAATACCGAGCCTTATATCATTGATAAACCATTAACTTTATATGCTGACGAAAATGGGGTAGCCATTCTTTCGCAATCAATTATTGATACACTAGTTTACGACAATTGTGGACTTCAAAAAGTAGTGGTTTCTAAAGATACTTTTAACCTCGCTAACCCATCGGACAGCCTTACAATCATTGCAACTGATAAAAGTGGGAATGTATCTGCAAAAAAAATCTTAGTTACGGTTTTAGAATCCGCCTCAAAAACCGAGACCCAAAACTTCATTATCAACATAGCAAATAAAGAAGCCTTTAAAAGTCCATATTCACTCCAAAACTTTAGTTTAAATTCGACTCAAGAGAGTGATTTGGTGAACGAAAACTTTGGTAATAAAATTAGTTTTGGCCCTAACCCTAGCAGTGGTATAGTCAATTTCCAAATGCCCAATAATTTCGAAAAAATTATTTTATACAAAGCTGATGGGCAAGAGGTACCTGTAAACATTGCTAACCAAAACAGCTCTTTTCAGCTCAACTTACAAGACCTACAAAACGGATTATACATCCTTAAACTCCAAGACTCAAACTCCAATGAAATCATCAAACTGATGAAGTATTGA
- a CDS encoding RNA polymerase sigma-70 factor, ECF subfamily has product MEPINDIIKKMTDGDAHAMTKLYDYYREPGIRFITSIVKDKEEAENMLQEIFIKIWTRRDQINPELNFKAYFFTCLKNMAFDHLKKLDKNQQMKTQYLHSIEENYDQNNEIEEVKVNKLLHAMSTLPKKRKMILELIVEEGKSYQEIAEIMSISKNTVKNQLVKAKKFLKSSVDLAAVYR; this is encoded by the coding sequence ATGGAACCTATAAATGATATCATCAAGAAAATGACCGATGGCGATGCTCATGCTATGACCAAGCTATATGATTATTATCGAGAACCTGGAATTCGGTTTATCACTTCTATCGTAAAAGATAAAGAGGAGGCCGAAAATATGCTTCAAGAGATATTTATTAAAATATGGACACGTAGAGATCAAATCAACCCTGAGCTCAACTTCAAGGCATATTTTTTTACTTGCTTAAAAAACATGGCTTTTGACCATTTGAAAAAGTTGGACAAAAACCAGCAAATGAAAACGCAATACTTACATAGTATAGAAGAGAACTACGACCAAAATAATGAAATAGAAGAAGTAAAAGTCAATAAGCTCCTTCATGCGATGTCTACTCTTCCCAAAAAACGCAAAATGATTTTGGAGCTTATAGTGGAGGAAGGAAAGTCGTATCAGGAAATTGCAGAAATAATGAGCATTTCAAAAAATACGGTGAAAAACCAGCTCGTAAAAGCAAAGAAGTTTCTAAAAAGTAGTGTAGATTTAGCTGCCGTATATAGATAA
- a CDS encoding LytTr DNA-binding domain-containing protein: MKTTPNTAKLHIPVKIGSRMEVIPNQILMLKADQNYTEVFLLNGSKILSSTTMGTIEKRLVGNVFFRVNRSTIINTRHIIKTGEKNLEIQTTEKSKPELVKISRRRAKPFLAFTSLNN; encoded by the coding sequence ATGAAAACTACTCCTAATACAGCTAAGCTTCATATTCCTGTTAAAATAGGAAGTCGAATGGAAGTGATTCCAAACCAAATTTTAATGCTTAAAGCCGACCAAAACTATACTGAAGTGTTTCTTTTAAATGGTTCTAAGATATTGAGCTCTACCACTATGGGTACCATTGAAAAAAGATTAGTAGGAAATGTTTTTTTCAGAGTGAACCGCTCCACTATCATAAATACCCGTCATATTATTAAGACGGGCGAAAAAAACCTAGAAATACAAACCACCGAAAAAAGCAAGCCTGAGCTTGTGAAAATATCACGACGCAGGGCTAAACCTTTTTTGGCCTTTACCAGCCTAAATAATTAA
- a CDS encoding Predicted neuraminidase (sialidase) has protein sequence MIINKKWISVLAFLFTVTAFAQENINSTEALVKSGLIFPLQSKHVHSSSIVGLPNGDFLVVWFYGSGERKSDDVQLMGARLKKGESKWSDPFPMADTPNIPDCNPVLFLNQDNKLFLVWIAVQANKWEQSILRYKTATDYLKPGPPNWNWQDNILLKPDDSFANEVALKMKMQPPSGKGWSAYAPKYDEMIVAASADDTKRSIGWMTRIKPLLMDNGRIVLPLYSDGYNMSLMAISMDKGTSWKPSLPLVGRGPIQPAIVQKKNGNIVALMRDSGDYPPRVQYSESSDLGESWTSSIKTEMPNTASVELLVLKDGRWAFIGNILPDGRSQLSLYLSDDEGKSWKWKTFLENDETQKGSFSYPSLIQSQDGLLHITYSYHLDGDTKSIKYVVINPSKISN, from the coding sequence ATGATCATAAATAAAAAGTGGATTTCTGTTTTAGCTTTTCTATTTACTGTTACAGCTTTTGCTCAGGAAAATATCAATAGCACAGAAGCTTTGGTAAAGTCAGGGCTTATTTTTCCGCTTCAATCAAAACACGTACACTCTAGTAGTATAGTTGGTCTGCCCAATGGTGACTTTTTGGTTGTTTGGTTTTATGGGAGTGGTGAACGCAAGTCGGACGATGTACAATTAATGGGTGCTAGGTTAAAAAAAGGAGAAAGCAAATGGAGTGATCCATTTCCAATGGCAGATACCCCTAACATTCCAGACTGTAATCCAGTGCTTTTTCTTAATCAGGACAATAAACTCTTCTTGGTTTGGATCGCTGTTCAGGCCAATAAATGGGAGCAATCCATATTAAGGTATAAAACGGCTACCGATTACTTGAAGCCTGGGCCGCCCAATTGGAACTGGCAAGACAATATATTATTGAAACCAGATGACAGCTTTGCTAATGAGGTCGCATTGAAAATGAAAATGCAGCCTCCAAGTGGCAAAGGATGGTCCGCTTATGCACCTAAATACGACGAAATGATAGTTGCTGCAAGTGCAGACGACACCAAGAGAAGTATTGGCTGGATGACTCGCATAAAACCGCTCCTGATGGACAATGGTCGTATTGTGCTTCCTCTATATTCCGATGGGTATAATATGTCGCTCATGGCCATTTCTATGGATAAGGGAACATCATGGAAACCAAGCCTACCTTTAGTAGGTCGTGGACCAATTCAGCCAGCGATTGTTCAGAAGAAGAATGGAAACATTGTCGCCTTAATGCGAGATAGTGGAGATTATCCTCCACGAGTTCAGTACAGTGAATCTTCAGACCTAGGAGAATCTTGGACTAGCAGCATAAAAACAGAAATGCCCAATACTGCAAGTGTAGAGCTTTTGGTGCTAAAAGATGGCCGATGGGCATTTATTGGTAATATACTTCCTGATGGTAGAAGTCAATTAAGTCTTTATTTATCCGATGATGAAGGCAAATCTTGGAAATGGAAGACTTTCCTTGAAAATGACGAAACTCAAAAAGGTAGTTTTTCTTACCCAAGTCTTATCCAAAGCCAAGATGGACTCTTGCATATTACCTATTCCTATCATTTGGATGGTGATACAAAATCAATAAAATACGTGGTTATTAATCCTTCAAAAATCTCAAACTAA
- a CDS encoding 4-hydroxy-tetrahydrodipicolinate synthase, which yields MEMLPKGLWPVMVTPFTNSNEIDLPGLERLTNLYLDAGSNGLFANCLSSEMYQLTTKERLFLTSNVVKISNNRVPVVATGTFSRDQNENADFIKKIYDTGVNAVILITSLLAEPDESESILKSRIEKLLTDTGNIPLGVYECPMPYKRLLSPEIMTWMASSGRFVYHKDTSCHSIALEKKAAAVKGTGFGVYNADTTTALDSLESGSRGISPISGNFYPELYSHLLKEYFANGRTDEVNRLQALLTMMDRVTHSFYPYSSKLFLIKRGLKIESNTRIPQDTLSYVDKLRLDALFDSFKALADMYEVDLVL from the coding sequence ATGGAAATGTTGCCAAAAGGGCTTTGGCCGGTAATGGTTACACCTTTTACAAATAGTAACGAAATAGATTTGCCAGGTTTAGAAAGGCTCACCAACCTGTACTTGGATGCAGGCTCAAATGGTCTTTTTGCCAATTGCCTCTCAAGCGAGATGTATCAACTAACTACAAAAGAGCGACTTTTCTTAACCAGTAATGTGGTGAAAATTAGCAATAACAGAGTACCAGTAGTTGCTACAGGGACATTTAGTAGAGACCAAAATGAGAATGCAGATTTCATTAAAAAGATCTACGATACGGGTGTAAATGCTGTGATTTTGATAACTAGCCTTTTGGCAGAACCAGATGAAAGCGAGTCAATTTTAAAAAGTAGAATAGAAAAATTACTAACCGATACTGGAAATATCCCTTTGGGTGTATATGAGTGTCCTATGCCATACAAGCGACTTTTGAGTCCTGAAATTATGACATGGATGGCTTCATCAGGCCGATTCGTTTATCACAAAGACACAAGTTGTCATTCTATTGCACTGGAGAAAAAAGCAGCAGCGGTAAAAGGCACAGGCTTTGGGGTTTATAATGCGGATACCACAACAGCCTTAGATTCGCTCGAAAGTGGCTCTAGAGGAATTTCGCCCATATCTGGAAATTTTTACCCAGAACTTTACAGCCATTTATTGAAAGAATACTTTGCCAATGGGCGGACCGATGAAGTAAACCGTTTACAGGCACTTTTGACAATGATGGATCGGGTTACGCATTCATTTTATCCTTATTCATCAAAGTTATTTTTGATAAAAAGAGGATTAAAGATCGAAAGCAATACACGCATACCTCAGGATACATTGAGTTATGTAGATAAGCTTAGACTAGATGCCCTATTTGACTCATTCAAAGCACTCGCAGATATGTATGAGGTAGACCTTGTTTTATAA